In Vicia villosa cultivar HV-30 ecotype Madison, WI unplaced genomic scaffold, Vvil1.0 ctg.000402F_1_1, whole genome shotgun sequence, the DNA window GAAGAAGCTAAAAGTGTTAGGCTCACTATGTTCCAAATAAATACCTGATGTTGGAAGAAGTAAGCTTGATGATCAAATTGAAATCGTGGTTTTCATAAGATACCATCAAATAAAGGCCAATAAATTATACACTTCTATAACTCAAAAGGTGCATATCAGTGTAGATGTAATTGTCAATTAGTCAAAATCATGGATAATTGCATGTTAAACTTGTTAACTAATCTGGGCATTGAAGTGCTAATCTTGCAGGTCCATCATAAATTCAACACTACAACTAGGGCTATTTTTGGTGTTATAGAACTGAAAACCACCCGGGAACCGGTCCATTGGAACCGGACAATTGGACCAGCCAAAACGGTAAGCATTAAGATATAAATTCTTAAGTTTCATTTGATATTTGTGAACCGAAAAATTGTATCCAGAATGAAGAACTAGACCAATTGTCCAACAGGTGCCCGGTAAGCATTAAGATATAAATTCTTAAGTTTCATTTCCTCATTTTTTCCTTTCTCCTTTCAGTCACTCTCTCTCGTCTCTCACACTCAtttgttctctctctctctctctctctctctctctctctctctctctcttctaggGCTTCGTCTTCCTTCCAAATTCCGATCAAGGCACAATGTTTCCTTGTATGAGTGTTTGAATCATTTCTATTAGAGGCTTAGTGTGATTTGTTCAAGCCTACAACAATCGTGTAATGTATCAAAACactattaatttttatttctgtTATAATATTGTTTACAATGTTTTCATGTTTGAGATGTTGAATAGCTCTCTACATGGTATCAATTTTCACATAAAAGGTTGGGATTTTGGAATCGTTCTTGACCCTGTTTCAATTTTGAACAAAATTTTGACCTAAATTGTTTGAGTATTTGATTTGTTGTTTATATTGCTtgagttttgataaaaaaaatgtttgagTATTTGATTCTGTTGCTGAGTATTCTTCTTCATTAGGGTTCGGCCTAGGGTTTTGAATTGAGGTTTTTGACCCTGTTTCAATTTTGAACAAAATTTTGACCTAAATTGTTTGagtattttgttttttgtttatatTGCTTGAGTTTTGATAAAAATACAAATACTACTCGAAATACTTCTACTACTCAAAATACAACTACTGCTGATGATGGGGCAACCCCTCCAGTTGACCTAGATCATAGTTCTCATATCCAGATAAATGCATTTGGTAAAGCTTCTCGTCCCAAGAAATCTGTTGTTTATACTGAAATGGTACATATTGAAATGTCTGGTGGTAACAAGAAGTAGAAATGCAGATGGTGTGGTAAGCTTTACACTTATGATGTGAAATGGAAAAGTACTTCTAATGGTAAGAAACCTTTAGAAAATTGTATTCATAGAAATTTGAGGCTGAAAGGTAATATTGACAAAGAGGTTGCACAGTTTAGGTTAAATGTAGGTGGTGATAGTACTCCTAGTTTGGCAACTTAGACATGTAATCATGCTAGGGTTAGAGAGGTTGCAGCTCATATGATTCTAGGTCAtgaattttctttttctattatggAAGGTGTTATCTTTAATGAGTTTATTAGAAATATTTATATATGATACAAAAAGATTACTAAATAACATGTTAAGTTTGATTGTGAGACATTTTATGACGCTGAGAGAGTTAAGATGAAAAACTCTATGTCTTTGATTAACACGATCAATCTTACAACTGACCTGTGGTGGTCTGGTGAGCAGAGGATAGGTTATATGACTGTGTCTggtcattttattgattcaaaatGGCAGCTTCACAAAAgagttttatcttttaaaaatgtGTCACCACCACATTCAGGTGAGGCTTTATGTAGGGAATTGATTAAGGTCATGGATGATGGGGGCATAAAGGATAAGGTTGTTTCAATTTCAGTTGATAATGCTAGTGCCAACGATAATTGCATTTCTAGATTGAAGAAAGATTATTCTGGTAGGAGAAATCTACCATTGAATGGTAAACTATTTCATGTGAGATGTTGTGTACACATTTTAAATTTGTTGGTTCAGGATGGTCTTGATATGATTAAGGTGATTGTTGATAAGATTAGAAACGGGGTCAAATACTTGCTGAATTTTGAAACTAGATGCAAAGCATTCAAAAAGATTGTTGATGAGTTACAACTTGAAGGCAAAATGCAAGTGTTGGATACTAAGACAAGGTGGAACTCAACTTGGTTAATATTGTCCACTACATACCACTACAGAGAAGTCTGGCCTAGATATGCTGAAGAAAATGGTGCATTTCTCAACTTTTTGCCCGATGCAAATGATTGGGAAGATGTTCATGATATTTGCAAGTTTTTAGAGGTTTTTGCTGATGTTACATCAATTATTAGTGGCACCTCTTATCCTACTGCTAATTTGTTTTTGGTTGAGCTGTACAGGGTGAAGGTTCTAGTTGATAAACCTTCAAGCATCTCAAATAATCCTTAGCTGCAAGTGCTTGCTAATGAAATGAAGTTGAAATATGACAAGTATTGGTCAAAGTCTAATACAGTGATTTATATTGGTGCAGTTCTTGATCCAAGGTATGTACAAGTAGATAGTTAATTAAGTTTCCATTGCATTGTACATTAGGTAGCTATTATTCTGCTTGGTATGTTGCCTTGTGATTCAACCTTGGCCTATGATAAATTATGTTGCCTATGAAATATTATTTGAGGACACTTCTGTCTGATATACTTGTGAATTATGTTTGATCAATTGTTCATATGTGATATGTTTCCTATAATGAAAAATTATGTTACCTATGAAAAATTATTTGAGAGCTCTTCTGTCTGTCTAAACTACTTGTGATTCTGTTTGATCAATTGTTCATATGTGATATGTTGCATATGATGAATTATGTTTCCTTGTTGTGAGTTGTGATTCAACCTTGGCCTATGATAAATTTTGTTGCCTATGAAAAATTATTTGAGGCCACTTCTGTCTGAACTGcttatgaattttatttgatcaatTGTTCAGATGTGATTCAACATTGGCCTATGATGAATTCTATTGCCTTGTTTGATCTGAGTTCAATTCTGTTTGATCTGCTAGTGAAATGATTCAATTATCTTACATTGTGTGTTATGACTCAATTGTGCCTAGGATTTAATTATATTGTCTTGTGAGTTGTGATTTACTTGTTCCTATGATGAATTCCGTTTGATCTGCTTGATATGATTATAGTAGTCTTTGAGGCCAATTCGGTTACCTCCTTGTGACTTTAGTTGTGTCTAAGGTCAATTCTGTTACATCCTTGTGACTTTTATTGCCTATGATGAAATCAAATTCTGAGGCCAAacaatattgaaaataaattatgcaAATAGGTATAGATGAATTTAAGTTGGTTGACAACTCTACTTGTTCAAATATGTATAAAATGATCTTCATCAAATGTGTATATCCCTTCCTTGTATCCAAACCCTACTCAAGTCACTGCCTATGAGCAAGAATTGACAACCAACTTAAAATCTCTCTTCCAATTGTATCAAAATACCTATGGAACCAATGATGAGAATGTCCCTGTATCTGAAACTCCAGAGGTAGGTTCTAGTTCTGGGTTGGGAAGGAGGAATTTTAAGATGTTTTTAGAAACTGTTGTTGGTAATACTAATTCAAAATCTGATCTTGAATTATATCTTGAGGAGCCTCCCTTGAAAGTTCTCCCTTAAGCTAAGTTTGATGTTTTAACATGGTGGATGGGGAATGAAGCCAAGTATCCTGTTCTTAGTAAATTGACAAAGGATATCCTAACTGTTCCAGTTACAATTGTTGCTTCAGAAGCAACTTTTAGTGTTAGTAAAAGGATTATTGATCCGAAATGATCTTTTATGAAAACTAAGACAATTGAAATGGTTCTTTGTCGGGGTGTTTGAGTGAAGGAGAAGTATGGAATTAAAAAGGGTTGCACTGCTAGTATTGTAAGTAACTTTTATTTATGGtctattttaattgaatattcgTATGGCTTATGCTTTTACATTTGTGGTGCTTATGAAGTTATCCTTTTACTTTTGTAGCTTGAAGAACCACAAGATGAACCTTTAACATATCATTTTGGAGAGGATCCGACTGTCGTTTATTCTACAACAACAACTTGAAGATATATAATTGCAATAATAATGATGAGATTGTTCTGAGGCATCATTAACAAATGTAAtgatattttgtgtttttttttaaaacataagtTTCATAACTTATGTTTGAACAAGGTTTAATTGTTTGCATTAACTTCTATTTTGAACATGTGAAATGATTATgtgaattttgattaaaatgtaatATGAATGTCAAATTGCAATGAAAATATGGAAATTTAATGTAATTGCAATTTATTgtgaattttgaaattaaaaattttaatttttttatttttcctctCTAATTCGGGTAGTCTGGATACCCGATCCGAAAATTATCGGTCTAGTCTCGATTTTTATTAACAAATCATCTATTATCCGGTCCAGTCCCTGTTTACCCGAACGTACTAGATCAATTTCGGTCTAAAAATTAACCAACATTGTTCTGATCCGGTTTACCCGATTAAATTTTCGGTCCAACTCTCGCAACCTTGAATATCCGGACTGGTCCGGACCGAAAAACAGCCCTAACTACAATGCAAACATAATTTTGGTTAGATCAAGAATAATATAGATTAACAAACAAATAATGAGACTAACGGGATTAGTGGTTTTAGAATACACATGGATCAAAAATTAAAGatgtaaattatatttatattttgatcTTCATCCATGGTACTCCCAAtgtaaatactaaaaaaaaaaaaaaaatctctttcccTGGTAGACCATATTTGTAAAAGTCTTGGTTATTCTTATTCTATGTTAAATACACTTCATCTTTCTCTTTATAGTCATGGATGGTTCTCTCTTTCACACTAGAATCTACCATACCACCTTCCACTCAAACCGAACATTACTTTTATTCCCACTTGCACTCTTTAATAAAAGCTTGTATTCATTTCATGTAAAATAACACAGAAAAATACAAGCTCAGAGTTGTGGCTATTGTTGAACAAATGGAAGCACTCACTCTATGTGCAgcatcctcttcttcttcttctccttgcaGTTCAAGTTCAACCACAAGGCTATGCACCTACCATGTGTTTTTGAGTTTTAGAGGAGAAGATACTCGCAAAGGATTCACCGATCATCTATGTGCTTCCCTTGAAAGAAAAGGGATCACAACTTtcagagatgacaaagatcttgaGAGAGGCCAAGTCATTTCCCAAAAGCTAATCAATGCAATTCAAGATTCTATGTTTGCCATCACTATTCTCTCACCAGACTATGCTTCTTCCACTTGGTGTTTGGATGAGCTGCAAATGATCATGGAGTGTAGCACTAGCAAGAACAACCTGCAGGGTCTTGAAGTTTTGCCAGTCTTCTATGGTGTGGATCCGTCTGATGTTCGGCATCAAAGAGGAAGCTATGAGGATGCTTTCAGAAAACATCAAGAGAAATTTGGTGAACACAGTGACAGGGTTGAAAGATGGAGAGATGCTTTGGCACAAGTTGCCAGTTACTCTGGATGGGACTCCAATGGCCAGTAAGCTAGCTATTTCATTATTAGACATATTTGTATGTGTTTAAGATTGTTGAATTCATTGCATGTGTTTAAGATTTTACATTGGATTTTGCTTGTTGTCTGAACAGGCATGAGGCATCACTAGTGGAAAACATTGCTCAACACATACATAGAAAGTTGGTTCCGAAGTTGCCATCTTGCACCGAGAGCCTTGTTGGGATTGCTTCAAAGGTGGATGAAGTGAACAAGCTCATAGGTATGCAGTTAAACGATGTGCGCTTTATAGGCATATGGGGTATGGGTGGCATAGGCAAATCAACTATTGCTAGATCTGTCTATAAAGCAATCCAAGGTGAATTTGAACTTACTTGCTTTGTTGAGAATGTCAGAGAGTTGTCTGAGAGAAAAGGTTTAGTTCACATACAAAGACAACTTCTATCTCAGCTAAGTATAAGTAAGAATGATTTTCATAATTTGTACGATGGGAAAAACACAATACGAAACTCTTTATGCAGAAAAAAGGTTCTGCTTGTTCTTGATGATGTGAATGATGTAAACCAGTTGGAGAATTTAGCTGCGAAACAAGATTGGTTCGGTCCGGGAAGTAGAGTAATAATCACAACTAGAGATAAACACTTGCTAGTGACACATGGAGTACATAAAACTTATGAAGTTGGAATGCTATTCCAAAAAGATGCCCTTAATCTCTTTTGTTTGAAAGCCTTTAAAGGAGATAAACCACAAGAAGGGTATTTGGATTTGACCAAAGAAGTGGTGGACTATACGGGTGGTCTTCCATTGGCACTCGAGGTGTTAGGTTCCTATCTCTATGGAAGAAATGTCGATGTTTGGCATAGTGCGATTAAGAAAATAAGAAGTGTTCCACACCCTAGAATCcaagataaactgaaaataagtTATGAGAGTTTAGATCCCATGGAGAAGGATATTTTTCTAGATATTGCATGTTTCTTCAAGGGAATGAAGACAGATAAAGTAATAGATTTATTGGAATGTTACGGTTATTTCCCTCAAATTGGAATCGAAATTTTGATTGAAAGATCTTTGATAACTATAGATTGCAGGGATGAAAAACTTGATATGCATGATTTGCTTCAAGAAATGGGCAGGGATATTGTATTTCAGGAGTCTCCAAATGATCCAAGCAGACGTAGTAGGTTATGGTCTCGAGACGACATTGATCATGTGTTGACAAAAAATAAGGTAAGTGCTAATGCAACGATTTGCTTGCTTAAGTTTGTGTTTTCCCTCATTCTTTAAGATTATGCTTTTGGTTATGGTTTTATAGGGAACTGATGCGATTAACAGCATAGCTATGAAGTTACTTCAACCATATGAAGCATGCTGGAGCACTGAAGCATTCTTTAAGACAAGTCAGCTAAAATATCTCAGTTTATGCGAGATGCAACTTCCCCTCGGCCTCAATTGCCTCCCTAGCTCTTTGAAAGTTCTTCGCTGGAGAGGATGTCCTTTGAAAGCTTTGCCACTAACAAATCCACTCGATGAAGTTGTTAACATTAAACTATCTCATAGCAAAATTCAACAACTTTGGCAAGGAATAAAGGTAAGAGAGTCTTTCATCGAGAGCTCTATTAAATTTCATCACCGTGACATTTCATGCTGATAACTTGTTCTCACATCTTTACGATTTTGAGCAGTTTATGGAAAAGCTGAAGTACTTGAATATGGCTTTTTCCAAGAACCTAAAGAGATTGCCTGATTTTTCCGGTGTTCCAAATCTTGAAAACTTGATTCTTAAAGGATGTGCAAGCCTAAACGAAGTTCATCCGTCTCTTGTACGTCACAAGAAAGTTGTTTTGATGAATTTCGAAGACTGCAAAAGTCTTAAGTCTCTTCCAGGGAAATTGGAGATGAGTTCTCTGCAGATGTTAACTCTTTCTGGCTGTTCCGAATTTAAATTCCTTCCGGAATTCGGGGAAAACATGGAAAATCTATCATTGCTTGAGTTACAAGGAACAGCTATAAGAAAACTACCCTCATCACTTGGATCCCTAGTTGGACTTATTATGTTGAACTTAAAGGACTGCAAAAGTCTTGTTTGCATACCAGACACGATTCATGGATTGAATTCCCTCGTAACGTTGGACATTTCCGGATGTTCAAAACTTTGTAGATTGCCAGATGGTTTAAAGGAAATCAAGAGTTTGGAGGAACTCCTTGCCAATGATACTGCTATCGATGAACTACCTTCCTCCATTTTTTATCTAGATAGACTTAGAGTATTATCATTTTCCGGTTGCAAAGGTCCATTATCCAAGTCGAAGAATTGGTTTCTTCCCTTCAATTGGATGTTTGGGAGTCAACCAGATTCCACTGGATTCAGATTTCCAACTTCTGTCTCGAGTCTACCCTCTTTGAGATATATAAATCTAAGTTACTGTAACCTTTCTGACAAATCAATACCAGATTATTTTTGCCACCTATCATCGTTGAGTTCTTTGAATCTAACTGGTAACAATTTTGTTAGCATACCGAGCGCAATTTCTAAACTTCCACGACTGGATTTGCTTACTCTAAATTCCTGCCAGAAGCTACAATCGTTGCCAGAGCTTGCATCAAGTATGACACAGTTGGATGCAAGCAATTGTGATTCACTGGAAACTACGAAATTTAATCCAGCAAAGCCATGTAGTCTCTTTGCATCACCTAGACGACTAAACAATGTTCAAAAACTTTTTGGCAGCTTTATTGAGGTAAGTATAGTAGATTTATCTGTCGCTCAATAAAAATTCTTGAAGTACTTTGATTGTGATACATTAAGATTTAAGACAGTCAATGCATAATAACATACGACACAAATATTTCAGGCATTTTGTCTTCCATCTGCAAGATTTGACATGCTTATCCCTGGGGAAGTAATTCCCTCTTGGTTTGTTCCTCAAAGAACTGTTTCCTGGGCAAAAATACAAGTTCCTAAGAATTGTCCTCTAGATGATTGGGTAGGATTTTCTCTGTGTTTTCTATTAGAGAGTTATGCTGATCCACCTGAACTATGTAAGCATGAGATTGATTGTTATCTGTTTTCACCTAATGGTAAGCTGTTTATCAGCTCCAGAAGATTACCTCCTATGAATCCATGTCATCCTCATCTTTATATTCTCTACTTGTCCATTGATCAATTTCGCGACAGAATACTCAAAGATGATTGTTGGAATGACATTGAATTTGCATTGAAATGTTATTGCTGTCAATCGCTGCAAATAGTGAGGTGTGGTTCACGATTGGTATGTAAGCAAGATGTTGAAGTTTGGAACAAAGCGAAGAGTCAATTCAATGAGAGTTGAAGATAATTGGAGATCATATACCTTTGTAGCAAGAACAAGATGTCTCAGTGTCAATGTTCTTGTGTGTCGGTGTTTCAAAGTCCTTGACGATCATATCATTCCTTGATGAACATGAAGCTGAAAGTAGCATGATGTTACAAATTTGACCAACAAGATGCTGCACTAGCAAACAACCTTGAAGCTGTATCAGAGGCAGATGAATCTTAGATATTACAAAGTGTGAAACTTGTTTTAGTGTCTATTGTTTACCATGAAAATGATTAGATTCAGtcgaaaataaaatttgaatgtgACTTGTAAAAACGATTGAATTTACTGCACATGTCCATTACTCCGATAATAAATGTTGATTCGTTGCTTGCATATATGTTGTTCATTGTTCCACCATTGCGACATCATGATAGCTTTTTCTTTACCTGGTTAGGTTGATCTTTGGTATTATTCCAAACCATTGTTTATCTCCCAGACCAACATGACAAATTGTCGCACCAATTGTGCAGCCAAATTTCAACACATTTGTTCCCCGCCAGCCAAAGGCGCAAGCGGCAAACTCAATTACGAAGGCCTAATCCAGAACTCCACCAAGTAGGACGGACAATAAAGTGGAACCTCGTAAAAAACCGAGCACCTAATCCCTAATCACCCAAGCATCATTTATCATTAGAATTGATCACACAGCTCCCCCATTACACGTAGGGTTAGACAGAGGCGTTTTAAACAGCCCGTCATATATAAACCCTACCACGCGTTGATTGCAGGTATTATCTCACTCTCATTCTCAAACTATATCTTTTTGACTTCACTGACTGACAACTTTAGCATTGAAGTGTTAACCTTGACGGTCTTCCCCACTCTACTGAACCTGAAGGTCTCACCGCCGTACTAGAAGAGCTCATTCTCGCATCACCTTTTTTTCTCATTCCACCACAAAACAATGACACCGTGTGTGGGAATCAACTTTTGATTCTAACGCACTCGCACATCAAATTCATCTAATTCTAAAAGTCGCATCTCATCAACAACAATCTCGTGCGATTAGCGATGATGATCTCTTATCTC includes these proteins:
- the LOC131627785 gene encoding zinc finger BED domain-containing protein RICESLEEPER 2-like, with amino-acid sequence MKNSMSLINTINLTTDLWWSGEQRIGYMTVSGHFIDSKWQLHKRVLSFKNVSPPHSGEALCRELIKVMDDGGIKDKVVSISVDNASANDNCISRLKKDYSGRRNLPLNGKLFHVRCCVHILNLLVQDGLDMIKVIVDKIRNGVKYLLNFETRCKAFKKIVDELQLEGKMQVLDTKTRWNSTWLILSTTYHYREVWPRYAEENGAFLNFLPDANDWEDVHDICKFLEVFADVTSIISGTSYPTANLFLVELYRVKVLVDKPSSISNNP
- the LOC131627832 gene encoding TMV resistance protein N-like; this encodes MEALTLCAASSSSSSPCSSSSTTRLCTYHVFLSFRGEDTRKGFTDHLCASLERKGITTFRDDKDLERGQVISQKLINAIQDSMFAITILSPDYASSTWCLDELQMIMECSTSKNNLQGLEVLPVFYGVDPSDVRHQRGSYEDAFRKHQEKFGEHSDRVERWRDALAQVASYSGWDSNGQHEASLVENIAQHIHRKLVPKLPSCTESLVGIASKVDEVNKLIGMQLNDVRFIGIWGMGGIGKSTIARSVYKAIQGEFELTCFVENVRELSERKGLVHIQRQLLSQLSISKNDFHNLYDGKNTIRNSLCRKKVLLVLDDVNDVNQLENLAAKQDWFGPGSRVIITTRDKHLLVTHGVHKTYEVGMLFQKDALNLFCLKAFKGDKPQEGYLDLTKEVVDYTGGLPLALEVLGSYLYGRNVDVWHSAIKKIRSVPHPRIQDKLKISYESLDPMEKDIFLDIACFFKGMKTDKVIDLLECYGYFPQIGIEILIERSLITIDCRDEKLDMHDLLQEMGRDIVFQESPNDPSRRSRLWSRDDIDHVLTKNKGTDAINSIAMKLLQPYEACWSTEAFFKTSQLKYLSLCEMQLPLGLNCLPSSLKVLRWRGCPLKALPLTNPLDEVVNIKLSHSKIQQLWQGIKFMEKLKYLNMAFSKNLKRLPDFSGVPNLENLILKGCASLNEVHPSLVRHKKVVLMNFEDCKSLKSLPGKLEMSSLQMLTLSGCSEFKFLPEFGENMENLSLLELQGTAIRKLPSSLGSLVGLIMLNLKDCKSLVCIPDTIHGLNSLVTLDISGCSKLCRLPDGLKEIKSLEELLANDTAIDELPSSIFYLDRLRVLSFSGCKGPLSKSKNWFLPFNWMFGSQPDSTGFRFPTSVSSLPSLRYINLSYCNLSDKSIPDYFCHLSSLSSLNLTGNNFVSIPSAISKLPRLDLLTLNSCQKLQSLPELASSMTQLDASNCDSLETTKFNPAKPCSLFASPRRLNNVQKLFGSFIEAFCLPSARFDMLIPGEVIPSWFVPQRTVSWAKIQVPKNCPLDDWVGFSLCFLLESYADPPELCKHEIDCYLFSPNGKLFISSRRLPPMNPCHPHLYILYLSIDQFRDRILKDDCWNDIEFALKCYCCQSLQIVRCGSRLVCKQDVEVWNKAKSQFNES